The following is a genomic window from Adhaeribacter radiodurans.
TCTCGCTGCTGCGTTCCAATACTTTGGTAAGTTTAAAATGCGGGTTAGTAGCCAGCAAAGGAGCATGAAAAACCATACCAGACATACCATAAGAAGCTAAGCCCACCGTGATTGGCGCGTTTTGAGAAGAATTCATATTTTGCTAAGAATAGTTTTACCGGAAAATTCAAATATACAAGCAATGCCAGAGGAAGCAATGGATTGTAAAGGTTTCTTGAAAATTGGGTTCTAAAATTATATTGTATACAGCAAATTTGCAGTAGAGAGTACAAACTGCTGAAAGATGTATAAAGGCTAAACCCGGTAAGTTGTAAAGCTTACCGGGTTTAACTAAATTTAAAAATCCTGATACCTGTGTCTTGTTACCTGTGTCTAGTACGCCCGGGCAAAATGTACACGTCGGGCAGATGGTTTACCGGTTAAAATGCAAGTTCCTTCTTCTGGTTCAGCATTTAAAGCAATGCACCGGATGGTGGCTTTAGTTTCTTCTTTAATGCGCTCTTCGGTTTCAGGAGTACCGTCCCAATGAGCTAACACAAAGCCGCCTTTGGTATCGAGTACTTTTTTGAATTCGTCGTAGGTGTCTACTTTAGTAATATTCTCGGCCCTAAACTGATAAGCTTTCTGGTAAATACTTTCCTGAATGTCGTTTAGTAAATCCGCCACCTGTGCATCCAGGTTGTCGAGCGGTAATGTAGTTTTTGTCTTAGTATCCCGGCGGGCAACTTCGGCAACGCCATTTTCTAAGTCGCGCATACCAATTGCAATCCGAACGGGTACCCCTTGTAACTCGTATTCGGCAAATTTCCATCCGGGTTTCTGCGTATCGCGGGCATCAAATTTCACGGATATGCCCCGGGCTTCTAAAGCTTGTTTAATTTGTTTGGCTTTTTCTGAGATTTGAGATAATTGGGTTTCGTTGAAAAATACCGGTACAATTACTACTTGCGTAGGAGCAAGTAAGGGAGGCAATACCAAGCCCTCATCGTCGGAGTGCGCCATAATTAAAGCACCCATCAAACGGGTACTTACCCCCCACGAAGTTCCCCAAACGTATTCTAAACCTCCTTCTTTAGTAGCAAATTTTACATCAAAAGCTTTTGCAAAATTTTGTCCCAGGAAGTGTGAAGTTCCGGCCTGTAAGGCTTTGCCGTCCTGCATTAAGGCTTCGATGCAATAAGTTTCCAAAGCACCAGCAAAACGTTCGTTAGGACTTTTTATACCTCTTACTACCGGTACTGCCATGTATTTTTCAGCAAATTCGGCGTATACTTCCAGCATTTGTTCGGTTTCAGCAATGGCTTCTTCAGCAGTGGCATGGGCTGTATGACCTTCCTGCCACAGGAATTCAGAAGTACGTAAAAATAACCGGGTACGCATTTCCCAGCGAACTACGTTGGCCCATTGGTTTATTAATAATGGTAGGTCTCGGTAAGATTGAATCCAGCCTTTATACGTGTTCCAGATAACCGTTTCGGAAGTAGGGCGCACAATCAATTCTTCTTCCAGTTTCGCCTCCGGATCAACAATTACTCCGCTACCATCCTCCGCATTTTTTAAGCGGTAATGCGTAATTACCGCGCACTCTTTCGCAAAACCTTCTACGTGGCTGGCTTCCTTGCTGAAGAAAGATTTAGGAATAAACAAGGGAAAATAAGCGTTAGTATGTCCCGTTTTTTTGAACATGTCATCCAGGATGCGCTGCATCTTTTCCCAAATGGCATAACCGTAAGGTTTAATTACCATGCATCCCCGCACTGGTGAATTCTCAGCCAGGCCAGCACGTTTGACTAACTCATTGTACCACAGGGAATAATCTTCGCTTCTTTTCGGTAAGCTTTTGCTCATTTTTTTGTAATTTTCTGTATATTTGTATTGGAAAATTCTTAGTTATTTGGTACGGGATTTGACTAATAAAATAATATATCAAATCTGCTCAAAATTACGTTAAATTATAATAAAGCCAACCTCTTAGAAGTGGTTGCTAAAATTTTATCTTTCAAGAGTTATCGTTATAAGGCCATGAAATACGCAAAAAAAATATCTTTGGTACCCTTAGTAGCCCTCCTTCTGGCAGGCTGTAGCGGTCCTGCTGCCATTACGTCATCTACAGAAACGGATGATTTGTATTATGCTTCGACGGATAAGACAGTTTATGCCAGTAAACAAACGGTTACAACTTCGGAAAATATAGCTAGCAATAATTCTGATGCCAATGCCGACGAAGTAGCTAATCCGGAGTATTCTGGTACTACTAAAAATAACAGCAATAGTGATTCGTACAGCGATTACGATTACTACTCCGATGATTATACGTATGCTTCGCGTATCCGGCGGTTTAATAGTCCTTACCGGGGTATGTCTTACTACGATTTTGCTTATACTGATCCGTATTGGTATGGTTCCAGTTTTTACGCTTACAATCCATTTTACGATCCGTTCTCTTATTCACCAGGCTTCTACCGTCCAGGTTTCTACACTGGCTTGTCTTTAAACTTAGGCTGGGGTAATTCATTTTATTCGCCATTCTATGGTTATAATAACTTCTATAACCCTTATGGATTTGGTGGAGGTCTTTTCTCTGGCTATCGCAATGGTTATTCTAATGGATTTTACAACGGTTTCTATAATGGTTATTACGCTAATGGTGGTAACTATGATCGTTATCCTAATTACCGGTCCCGGAATTATGGTCCGCGTTCAGAGCGGAGTGTAGTGCCAACTGATCGGAATAACGGAGGCCGGATAGTTCCTAATACTGGTGGTAATCGGGTAATTGATAACCCAGGTGGTCGGCCAGCACGTATTGTTAGTGGTGGTGGGGCAATTTCTCCTAATACGAATACGGGTGGGGTAAGAACTCCCGATGCAAATGTTACTCCGAATCGTTCGGTGCGTGGTGCCCGTGTAGTAAGCCCAACAGATGCAGGTATGGTGGTTAGTCCTAACAATGGCCAGCCTGCCCGGGTTAACACTAGTCCTAATAATACCGATTTAGGATACCGTCCGTCTACTCGTCCGGTACGTCGTTTTGAAGGTACTATTTCCAATAACAATGGTGCTCCTACTCCGCCTAGTTTCCCGGCAGAAGTTCAACGTCAAAACAACAACCGGCCACAACGGGTGATTGAATCACAGCCCCGGACTTTTGAAACCCCGCGTTATGAAGCACCACGGCGTGAGCAACGTACTTACGAGATATCTTCGCCACAACGTAATGACTCCTGGAGCCAGCCTAGCCGCTCTTCTTCTTTTCCATCAAACAATGGAGGTAACAGCGGTGGAAGTAGTGGCGGTGGCCGACCTAGAAGAAATTAATTTCCTTTAGACTTACACATGAAAACATATAAATTATTGGTAGCCAGCTTAGTAGTTTTAAGCTGGACAGGGAAGGTATCGGCTCAAAATGAGGTCGATGCCCTCCGATATTCCCGCCAGGATTTTGGCGGTTCTGCCCGAATTCAGGGTATTGCTGGTGCCCAAACGGCTCTGGGCGCCGATATTTCTACCTTATCTACTAACCCGGCAGGTTTAGGATTATATCGCCGTTCTGAATTTTCTTTTACACCCGGCATTAGCTTATCTGGTACCGAAAGCAGCTTAAATGGCCGCAGCAGTTTAACAGACCAGCGTAATATTATTAATATTCCGAGTTTAGGAATAGTATTTACTAAACGCAAATCAGATTCGGAGGAGAGTGATTGGCGCTCGGGTGCTTTTGGAGTTGGCTTAACCCGCCTGAACAATTTTCAAAATCGATACAGTTACGCCGGGCCAGTTGACCAAACTCAATCTTTGGTGCAATCGTTAGGTGAAACGGCTATTGCCAATAATCGCACTGAAGCAAATTTAGACCAGGAGTACGATGACGGTATTTATTCTTTAGAAGGTTTAGGTTATGCAACGTATCTGATTGGCGTGAATAAAATCCCTACTGAACCCAATAATCCAAATTCGCCTTTACGGGAAGAAATATACGTTGAATCACAGGGGAATGTAACTCAAAGCGAAACGGTGAGCAGCAAAGGAGCTCAAAACCAATGGGATTTTGCCTATGGTGCCAGCTACCGCGATAAACTTTACTTAGGGGCTTCAGTAGGTCTTACTACCCTGCGCTATAATCAGAAGCGGATTTACCGCGAAGTGGATGCCGATTCGCAAACCGATTTTCAGGATTTAACCTTAACCGACGAATTTACTACTACTGGTTCAGGCGTTAACTTAAAGGTTGGAGTTATTGTGCGACCAATTGATGCTGTTCGCATTGGGGTATCTGTACAGACACCCACATTTTATACTCTGCGCGACCAGTATACTACTTCTATGTCATCAACTTTTGGTGGTACTACTCCGGGTAACTATGATTTGGCAATGACACCCGGCGATTATGAATATAATTTAATTACTCCCATGCGGGCGAATGGAGGCGTTGCCTATTTTGCGGGTAAGTATGGCTTTATATCGGCTGATGTAGAATACGTAAACTACGGAGGCGCTCGCTTTGACAGCAATGATGGCGGTGATTCGTTTTCGGATAAGAATGATGTAATTAAAAATACGTATCAGTCTACGCTTAATTTCCGGGTAGGAGGGGAGTATCGCTACAACATTTTCCGGTTACGGGCTGGTTATGCCTTATACGGCGACCCTTATAAAAACAGCGATTACGACCGTGATAAAAGATACATCACTGCCGGCGTAGGTATTAAACAAGAAAGCCATTTTTTTGATTTAGCAATAGTAAACGCAAGGTATAATAGTGTGTATTCACCTTATTCTTTAATAGATAATTTGCAACCTGTAGTTAGTACTAAAAACACAACTAACAGTGTATTATTTACAGTTGGCTTTAATTTCTAAGAAAGATTAAAATAATAAAAAAGCGAGCTCTGGTTTGAACGAGGGTTCGCTTTTTTATTGAATAATACGCTCAATTAAATTAACTATTTAGGTTTAAAGCATCTTACTAAGAGCAACACTCAGAATCAACTTGATGAAAGCAAATTAGTAAAATTTACTTTTCCACTTTTACATCAATTGCTAGAGAATCAAGCGTTCTATAAACTTTATTTATTCGCAGTAAACCTATCTTGTTTAATGTGGTTTTGTAAGCTAGAACCTGTCCATCTTTTAAATTTTCAAATTTGTTGGCGCCAAGCGTAGCCGGGTAGCTATTTCTTATTTCCCCGGCATTATCAATTGCATCAAAATCATTGGGTGTTAATGCAGTTAATGCCAAAGAATCGCTGCCCATTAAACTTAAACTTGGTTTTTGTGTCCCTGTATTATTAAATAATAAATCAATTTGCTTGTTAACCTCGGGCTGTTTTGCCGCATAAGCCGGAAAAGAGGTGCCGGTTGCAGAAGAAAAACCAATACAACCCAACGAGTCTAAAAAAGTTCTCGGATTCTTAACACGACTTAATAGTACATCCTTGTAAGTGTAATATCTGGAATCAGCTTTGTTTACGGTAGTAGTAGTTTTTATGCTTATTACTCGTTGATAAGTATTGTTATTACTATCTGTTATAATAAATTTCCAGATTTCTTTATTAGCCAAATTGCGTGGGGTGTAAGCTACTTGCATCGCAAAATTTTTAGTATCTGGAGCTAAAGTAGAATCAAGATAAATTACTGGAGGTTGTTTATCTAAACTATCATGGTTAAAAGTTACCAGAAATTTAGTTAAGCTTACATTACTAGTAGGGGATTGGGCAAATACGCCCGTAATTACTGGCGTACCACCCGATACGTTACGATTCTCTGATACATAATTCTGTCCGGTACTAGATACTAATTGTAAAACAGAAGGAGTTTCCGGCTCGTTATTACAGGCAGTAACTAAAACAATAAAGAGTAATAGAAAAATTGGGGCAAACGCAGAATTAATTTTTTTTATCATGTAAGTTCCAGGCAAAATATATGTTCTTAGAACGAATCAAAATTACTCATTCTGTATATGATTTGATACTAACCTTTATTATAATTTAAAATTTGGTGCAGCGTTTTGTTATAGCTATCCCGTAGGTTCGGGTAATTTCCGCCAAAATAGGTACCTTTACTTTTGCAATTCTTTACTATCTTATGCGTATACTTTTTTTTAAAAAATCTCTCTTTTTACTTCTTATTTGTCTATTCTCGGGGGCTGTTCATGCTCAGCAAAGACAAAAAATTACTTTAGAAGATATCTGGCAAAAAAATACGTTTGCGGCTAATACGGTGAGTGGCGTAGATTGGGCGAAAGATGGGCGTTACTATACCTCTATGGGGGCTAACAATCAAAGCAATGCTACCGATCTTATTCGTTATAATGTTACTACGGGCCAACCGGTAGCTACGGTAGTAGCTGGGAAGGATTTAAAAGTGGCAAATAGCGCAAAACCCATCGACTTTGAAGAATATACTTTTAGCGCCGACGAGCAGAAGATACTTTTCGCCACCGAAACCGAACCTATCTACCGGCATTCTTCGCGCTCCGAGTATTATGTGTACGACGTAAAAACCAAAACCCTCCGGCCTTTAAGCACTAAAGGAAAACAAATGTTCGCTACCTTTTCGCCGGATGGTAGCCGTGTAGCGTTTGTGCGCGATAATAACTTGTTTTATGTGGATTTAGCCAGCAATCAGGAAAAGCAAATTACTACTGACGGCGAGCGCAATAAAATTATAAACGGCGGCACCGATTGGGTATACGAAGAAGAATTTAGTTTTGCCAAAGCCTTTTTCTGGTCGCCAGATGGGGCTAAAATTGCTTTTTACACCTTCGACGAAAGCCAGGTAAAACAATATACTTTGCAGATGTGGGGACCTTTGTACCCGCAGGATTATACTTTTAAATACCCGAAAGCCGGCGAAGCTAATTCAATAGTAACTATCTCGGTAGTGGATTTAAGTACAAATAAAACCACCCGCCAGGATATTGGTACCGAAACCGATATTTACATTCCGCGTATCGGCTGGACCGAAACCAAAGATTTGCTTTGGATTCAGCGCATGAACCGCCTGCAAAACACTTTGGAAATACTGCATTCCAACGTAAATACCGGTATAACTACCGTAGCATTACGCCTCACCGACAAAGCCTACATCGAAATTACCGACGATTTAAAATATTTAAAAAACGGGAAGCAGTTTATTATTTCCAGTGACAAAGATGGCTACAATCATTTGTATTTGTATGATATGCAAGGCAAACAACAGCAGCAACTTACCAAAGGAAACTGGGATATAACCGATGTAGTAGGTATCGACGAAAAACAAGGTTTGGTGTATTATATAGCTGCCGAAGTATCGCCGATGGAAAAGCAACTGTACAGCGTAAACCTGAAGGGCGGCAACAAAAAACGCTTAACTGAAGCCAAAGGCACGCACCGGATCAGCATGAGTCCGGATTTTACGTATTACCTCGATTATCAAAGCACTGCCAATACGCCACCATTAGTAAGTTTGCACGCTGCTCCGAGCGGGAAACTGGTGAAAAACCTGGAAGAAAATACCCAACTGAATGCCACTTTAAAACAGTTTGATCTGTCGCCGTTGCAATTTATCTCGTTTAACACCAGCGAAAACGTGAAACTGAATGCGTATGTAATTAAGCCCAGCAATTTTGATCAATCTAAAAAATATCCGGTATTGATGTTTGTGTACGGTGGTCCGGGTAGTCAGCAGGTGCTCGATGCGTGGAACAGCGGCAATTATTTCTGGTTTCAGATGCTGGCGCAGCAAGGCTACATTGTGGCCTGTGTAGATAACCGGGGAACCGGCGGACGTGGAGCGGCTTTCCGGAAAATTACTTATGCCAACCTAGGCCACTACGAAACCATTGACCAGATAGAAGGCGCCAAATATTTTGGGAGTCTGCCTTACGTAGATAAAAGCCGGATTGGCATCTGGGGCTGGAGCTTCGGGGGTTACATGTCGTCGCTGGCCTTAACCAAAGGAGCCGATTACTTTAAAACCGCTATTGCCGTAGCTCCCGTTACTAACTGGCGTTACTACGATAATATTTACACCGAGCGTTATTTAAAACGGCCACAGGAAAATGCCGCTGGTTACGACGAAAATTCACCGGTTACGTACGCAGATAAGTTAAAAGGCAAGTACTTACTTGTTCACGGTACCGGCGACGATAACGTGCACTTTCAAAATGCTATTGCCATGGAGGATGCTTTAATTAAAGCCAACAAGCAGTTCGATTCGTTCTATTACCCTAACCGCAACCATGGCATTTCTGGCGGCAATACCCGCCTGCATTTATATACCATGATGACCGATTTTTTGCTGAAGTACTTGTAAGAGAAACCGGTAGATTTTAAATTTTAAGTCCATTTAGTAAACTGAAAGCCATTCCGGAAACAATTACAAGTTTGTTTCCGGAATGGCTTTTCTATTTTGTAAGAAAAATACAACGGAGTACTCCGGATTTAAACATTATCTTTTTAGAGTATTACTGTTATTGACTCAGTTCTTTTTTCTAAAAGAATGATTTTTACTATGGCACGGAAGTTACTTCCGTGTCTTTCCGCTTAATTCCGGCAATGTAGTAGGTTCATAATGGCGTTTGCTAATGCATTACGGTTAGTCGTGAGGCAAGGCACGGAAGTAACTTCCGCGCCATATATGCAGGACGTTTAGCAATTCGGAGTGGCGCAGCCACATTCCGCAACGGATTGAGGAAAGATTTGCTAAACCGCCCGAAAAATCAAACCAGCCCCGCCGACTATGAGGTAAACTCAGCCGTATTAAATAAGATGAAATCTAAACCTGGAGACGGAAATCGGCTACAAGTAAGTACAAATAAGATGAAAATTTAAAAAAATATAACTCCAAATTCGGATCTTATCTTTACGGCATTTTATAACCAACTACCCCAGATTATTTTTTAAAATATAATGATTGCTCCGGCATTGAAAAGCTACAAAAATTTAGTAATTCTCCTGATAGTATTCGGGATTATTTACGGGCTTATTTCGCTGGTAAATCATTATAACTTCCGCACATATGCGTTAGATTTGGGTTTAGTAAACCATGCGATTTACGATTACGCGCACTTCCGGGTAAATTACTCCACATTGTTAGTGGATGCCGCTCCTATGAATTTTCTGGGATCGCATTTTACCTTATTACCCGTGCTGTTTTCGCCTTTGTACTGGCTGCTGGGTTCCTACACTTTATTAGTCGTGCAAATTGCGGCCGTTTTGTTTGGGGGAGTGGGTATTTACGCTTATTGCCGGCATCGTTCTACAGGCCTGACTATTCCGTTGTTAATTACGGCTCAGTTTTTTTTCATGTGGGGAATTTACTCGGCGCTAGCTTTTGATTATCACGATAATATGGTAGGCGCCATGTTTCTGCCCTGGTTCTTCCATTACTTTGATCAGAAAAAGTATTGGTTGGCGACAGTGTTTTTCGGATTACTGGTTATCAGTAAAGAAAACATGGCTTTGTGGGGTGTTTTTATTGCGGTGGCTTGCCTGGGTAAATATTTCTCTGATAAATCTGCCCGAAAGGTGGCGTTAAGTTTAGCCATTTTTACTCTCTTTTATTTTATGATGGTCACTTCGGTAATTATGCCGCAGTTAAACACTACCCACCACCAGTTTGCGCAGTTAATCCGGTACCAGCATTTAGGGAATTCGTTTGGCTCTATTATCCAGTATTTATGGGAGCACCCGGGAGTCATATTTTCGCACTTATTTTTAAATACTACCGGTAATCCTAAGTTCAATTATATTAAAGCCGAGTTATATGGCATGATTTTACTTTCCGGTGGCATCTCTTTCTTTTTTCGGCCCTGGTATTTGTTTTTATTACTGCCGATTTTCGCCCAGAAACTGTTAACCCACGATTTTACTTTGTGGGGCATTAACTACCAGTATTCGATTGAGTTTGCCCCGGTATTGGCCTTGGCTACTTTCGAAGCTTCTACTAAGTTTACGTCAGTTTTTCAAAAGAGATACTTAGTTGCCTTTCTAGTACTTACGTTAGCAGCTACTAGCGTTACTTTAGTAAAACGAAAATCGAAATGGTTTATAAAACCGATGGTGCAATTCCAGCGGCGCATGCATTACCGTTCACTTTTCGACCGGGAGAAACTCCATGCGATGTTGCAACTAATTCCCGGTCAGGTTCCCGTAAGTGCTTCCTCTTGTTTAACTCCCCGCTTAGTAGAACGAGAAAAATTGTATCATTTCCCGGTAATCCGCGATGCCGCGTATATTGCCCTGGTTAAAACAACCGAAGAAGGAACCTACCCGCTTTCTCCCGTAGCTTACAACCAGAAGATAATCCAACTCCGGCAAAACTTAAATTTTAAAATAATCTACGAAGACGAGCAAGCAATTTTGTTTCAGAAAAGAAAGATGTAGCGCAGTTTCTAATTAAATCAGAGGAGCTGACTCAAGCCTTATGGATTTAGAAATTTAGTTTTCTTCTGCTTCAATATATATAGCATTTATCCTCCCCATATCCCCTCCAAAGGGGGACTTTTCTTCTGCTGATGAAATCTAAAGGTTCATGTTACTAATTCATCAATTAACAAATTTGAAAATTTCCAAAAGTTAGAATGACAAACATCAACCGTAGCGAAGCGTTACTGATACCAGTTTGGCTGTGGAGGGCCTTCTAAGGTTCCGGTTTTGCGCAGCAGAATTCCGCAGACGGAGTCGAGGAAAGGAAGCTTAGACCGCCCGAAAGAGCCAAACGAGGCCCGCCGGCCATGAGGCAAACGCAGCCCTGTCAAACACGATAGCACCAAATCCTGGAGCCTGGAACAGATTCTAAGTAATACCAGTAGAGAAGTAATTTTTAAAATATCTGGAGCTACAAATTCCCCGTTCTACCCCCATCAACCGGAATATTAATGCCGTTAATATAACCCGCTGCCGGACTAGCCAAAAAAGCCGCTGCCGCCGCCACTTCTGCGGAACTGCCGAAACGTTTGGCCGGAATACTAGCCAGCATTTCATTTTCTATTTGCTCGATGGTTTGTCCAGTTTTCGCCGCTTTGGCTTGGATAAGCGACGTGTGCCGGCCCGTAACGGTAGCACCAGGTAACACATTATTTACGGTAATCCCAAATTGGGCTAACTCCAACGAAAGGGTTTTTGCCCAGTTAGCCACGGCACCCCGAATGGTATTAGAAACTCCTAAGCCTGGTAAGGGCTGTTTTACCGAGGTAGAAATAATATTGATAATGCGGCCATACTGGGCTTGTTTCATGAGCGGTACCACGGCTTGCACCAGAATATGGTTGCAGATTAAATGATTGCTAAATGCTTTTTTAAACTCCTCTAGACCGGCATCTATAATCGGTCCACCACTAGGGCCACCGGTATTATTTACTAAAATATGCACCGCCAGTTTGGTGACCACATAGGCTTTAATTTTGGTAGTCAAATCATCCGGATTCGAAAAATCAGCGCAAATATAATAGTGTTGCTGACCAGCAGTTTGGTCTAGTTCCTGCAAAGTTTCTTGTAATTTTTCTTCATTGCGGGCTATCAGAGTTACCGAAGCGCCCATTTGGGCCAGTTCTACCGCAATGGCTTTGCCAATGCCTTGCGTGCTGCCGCACACAATCGCTTGTTTTTGACTTAAGTTTAAATCCATGGCCGGTTATACGGTAAATTTTTAAAATTTGATAGTTATGCCGTAACGGAAAGGTAGGTTTTTACGGTAGCTGCTTCTGGGTTTTGCGCGTCCGGGCCGTACACATCAAAATCAGCGGTGTATTTTCGGGTTTGGGCGTTTTGCCAGATATAATGCCAGGTTTGCCCCACACAATCAGGTAATTTCCCTTGCGAGGTATATATCTGGTAATTAGCCGCCGGAATAGTTATACCGGTCAACCCGTCCGGAATATTAGTAAGTGAAGGCACTTTACAGCCTAAAACCGTAGTGTAAGGACCTGTATAGTCACTCTCGTATTCGGTGTAGACGCAATAAAGATCATTATTTACTTTATCTGGGATTTGGCTTATTACGTTTTGGCTGAAAAAACGGCTCCAGAGCGCACCAATATCTACCTGGGCCTGACCGTTTGCGTTAGTTGTTCTAACCGAAATACCCACTATATAAAATTCATCTTGAGCCGAAGTTTCAAATTGCATGTACCCGTTTTTTTAATTTTTTGATTTTTA
Proteins encoded in this region:
- a CDS encoding GyrI-like domain-containing protein produces the protein MQFETSAQDEFYIVGISVRTTNANGQAQVDIGALWSRFFSQNVISQIPDKVNNDLYCVYTEYESDYTGPYTTVLGCKVPSLTNIPDGLTGITIPAANYQIYTSQGKLPDCVGQTWHYIWQNAQTRKYTADFDVYGPDAQNPEAATVKTYLSVTA
- a CDS encoding S9 family peptidase; translated protein: MRILFFKKSLFLLLICLFSGAVHAQQRQKITLEDIWQKNTFAANTVSGVDWAKDGRYYTSMGANNQSNATDLIRYNVTTGQPVATVVAGKDLKVANSAKPIDFEEYTFSADEQKILFATETEPIYRHSSRSEYYVYDVKTKTLRPLSTKGKQMFATFSPDGSRVAFVRDNNLFYVDLASNQEKQITTDGERNKIINGGTDWVYEEEFSFAKAFFWSPDGAKIAFYTFDESQVKQYTLQMWGPLYPQDYTFKYPKAGEANSIVTISVVDLSTNKTTRQDIGTETDIYIPRIGWTETKDLLWIQRMNRLQNTLEILHSNVNTGITTVALRLTDKAYIEITDDLKYLKNGKQFIISSDKDGYNHLYLYDMQGKQQQQLTKGNWDITDVVGIDEKQGLVYYIAAEVSPMEKQLYSVNLKGGNKKRLTEAKGTHRISMSPDFTYYLDYQSTANTPPLVSLHAAPSGKLVKNLEENTQLNATLKQFDLSPLQFISFNTSENVKLNAYVIKPSNFDQSKKYPVLMFVYGGPGSQQVLDAWNSGNYFWFQMLAQQGYIVACVDNRGTGGRGAAFRKITYANLGHYETIDQIEGAKYFGSLPYVDKSRIGIWGWSFGGYMSSLALTKGADYFKTAIAVAPVTNWRYYDNIYTERYLKRPQENAAGYDENSPVTYADKLKGKYLLVHGTGDDNVHFQNAIAMEDALIKANKQFDSFYYPNRNHGISGGNTRLHLYTMMTDFLLKYL
- a CDS encoding DUF2079 domain-containing protein, producing MIAPALKSYKNLVILLIVFGIIYGLISLVNHYNFRTYALDLGLVNHAIYDYAHFRVNYSTLLVDAAPMNFLGSHFTLLPVLFSPLYWLLGSYTLLVVQIAAVLFGGVGIYAYCRHRSTGLTIPLLITAQFFFMWGIYSALAFDYHDNMVGAMFLPWFFHYFDQKKYWLATVFFGLLVISKENMALWGVFIAVACLGKYFSDKSARKVALSLAIFTLFYFMMVTSVIMPQLNTTHHQFAQLIRYQHLGNSFGSIIQYLWEHPGVIFSHLFLNTTGNPKFNYIKAELYGMILLSGGISFFFRPWYLFLLLPIFAQKLLTHDFTLWGINYQYSIEFAPVLALATFEASTKFTSVFQKRYLVAFLVLTLAATSVTLVKRKSKWFIKPMVQFQRRMHYRSLFDREKLHAMLQLIPGQVPVSASSCLTPRLVEREKLYHFPVIRDAAYIALVKTTEEGTYPLSPVAYNQKIIQLRQNLNFKIIYEDEQAILFQKRKM
- the proS gene encoding proline--tRNA ligase — encoded protein: MSKSLPKRSEDYSLWYNELVKRAGLAENSPVRGCMVIKPYGYAIWEKMQRILDDMFKKTGHTNAYFPLFIPKSFFSKEASHVEGFAKECAVITHYRLKNAEDGSGVIVDPEAKLEEELIVRPTSETVIWNTYKGWIQSYRDLPLLINQWANVVRWEMRTRLFLRTSEFLWQEGHTAHATAEEAIAETEQMLEVYAEFAEKYMAVPVVRGIKSPNERFAGALETYCIEALMQDGKALQAGTSHFLGQNFAKAFDVKFATKEGGLEYVWGTSWGVSTRLMGALIMAHSDDEGLVLPPLLAPTQVVIVPVFFNETQLSQISEKAKQIKQALEARGISVKFDARDTQKPGWKFAEYELQGVPVRIAIGMRDLENGVAEVARRDTKTKTTLPLDNLDAQVADLLNDIQESIYQKAYQFRAENITKVDTYDEFKKVLDTKGGFVLAHWDGTPETEERIKEETKATIRCIALNAEPEEGTCILTGKPSARRVHFARAY
- a CDS encoding SDR family oxidoreductase, with translation MDLNLSQKQAIVCGSTQGIGKAIAVELAQMGASVTLIARNEEKLQETLQELDQTAGQQHYYICADFSNPDDLTTKIKAYVVTKLAVHILVNNTGGPSGGPIIDAGLEEFKKAFSNHLICNHILVQAVVPLMKQAQYGRIINIISTSVKQPLPGLGVSNTIRGAVANWAKTLSLELAQFGITVNNVLPGATVTGRHTSLIQAKAAKTGQTIEQIENEMLASIPAKRFGSSAEVAAAAAFLASPAAGYINGINIPVDGGRTGNL
- a CDS encoding OmpP1/FadL family transporter, whose product is MKTYKLLVASLVVLSWTGKVSAQNEVDALRYSRQDFGGSARIQGIAGAQTALGADISTLSTNPAGLGLYRRSEFSFTPGISLSGTESSLNGRSSLTDQRNIINIPSLGIVFTKRKSDSEESDWRSGAFGVGLTRLNNFQNRYSYAGPVDQTQSLVQSLGETAIANNRTEANLDQEYDDGIYSLEGLGYATYLIGVNKIPTEPNNPNSPLREEIYVESQGNVTQSETVSSKGAQNQWDFAYGASYRDKLYLGASVGLTTLRYNQKRIYREVDADSQTDFQDLTLTDEFTTTGSGVNLKVGVIVRPIDAVRIGVSVQTPTFYTLRDQYTTSMSSTFGGTTPGNYDLAMTPGDYEYNLITPMRANGGVAYFAGKYGFISADVEYVNYGGARFDSNDGGDSFSDKNDVIKNTYQSTLNFRVGGEYRYNIFRLRAGYALYGDPYKNSDYDRDKRYITAGVGIKQESHFFDLAIVNARYNSVYSPYSLIDNLQPVVSTKNTTNSVLFTVGFNF